Below is a window of Lodderomyces elongisporus chromosome 3, complete sequence DNA.
GTTTGTAAATATGTGCAATTTCTGGCACTAATGGATCATCAGGGTTGGCATCAGTCAATAAGGAACAAATCGACAACAAGACCTTCGATATAGTTAAAGCTGGTGACCATTGGTCCTTCAAGATATCTAAACAGATGTTACCGTTACTGTTGATATTTGGGTGGTAGATCTTTGTTGTGAAAGCAATCTTTGGAGGTTTGAATGGGTAATCTGTTGGAAAGTGGATGCTCAAGAAGAACACACCACCAGCATATGGTGAGTCTGGTGGACCCATTATAGAAGCTTGCCAGTGGTATAAATCGTCACCTACTGGACCTGCTGAGCATGATGAAGGGGGGTCtctataaagaaaaagaaaaaagctGTTAGTATATAGTTCAATAGCTTGTcacatttgaaaataaaaggaaagaataaaatagTCCATCATTTAGCTTGTTATGTTCTTAAACAAAATTGCTGACGACATAAAGGAAtggaaaaagtaaatgtAAAAGTAAAACGGAAATGCAAATAATCAAGCAACTGCGATAAGGAAATTTACAACcagaaattaaaagaaaaaaaaaactcg
It encodes the following:
- the UBC4 gene encoding Ubiquitin-conjugating enzyme E2 4; translated protein: MSLKRINKELSDLGRDPPSSCSAGPVGDDLYHWQASIMGPPDSPYAGGVFFLSIHFPTDYPFKPPKIAFTTKIYHPNINSNGNICLDILKDQWSPALTISKVLLSICSLLTDANPDDPLVPEIAHIYKQDRKKYEATAKEWTKKYAV